From a single Candidatus Poribacteria bacterium genomic region:
- a CDS encoding ABC transporter permease subunit: protein MLMTLIQKEIMHHILSVRFVALLVMCLLLVPLTLSINHRNYRQNLVDYQQAVKLANIEETTMNPGMSLDPELEVSKLLLKPTALSVFANGLADVLPSYLGMTRNGVTQGAPALVSSLSYMLGHLDFLFVVGTVFSLLALLFTFDAVAGEREAGTLRITLANSLPRDLFLWSKLIGGYVVFVVPFLVSLLFGLLMLVWQGFPLGEPEIFPRVFSLTLISLLYIGVFFAIGTVISTYLDNSKTALIIAFTVWVFAVLITPRVGFLAAKFIAPARTSQSVYMEKTAMRDDFNAALKEEQNKMIMEIPLNEKGHRHIGGEVSRKITERMKLFEAEYRSKFLNHSNTLDRNYKREIERQEQVGQMLSRLTPTSSLIYITTNLTQTGKAKRGTYFQTGDNYYEMLYTDLFSKIIDYTYSRQDRPVKITQPPSVEITTLGETLRQSAVDVMLLCFFAVILTTVAFLKFFRSDI from the coding sequence ATGTTAATGACATTGATTCAAAAAGAGATTATGCATCACATTCTGAGCGTCCGTTTCGTCGCGCTCCTTGTGATGTGCCTGCTTCTCGTTCCACTGACGCTTTCTATAAATCACCGAAATTATCGCCAGAACTTAGTAGATTACCAACAAGCCGTTAAACTCGCAAACATTGAAGAAACCACGATGAACCCAGGGATGTCACTGGATCCAGAACTGGAAGTTTCCAAACTCCTCCTCAAACCGACCGCTTTAAGCGTCTTCGCAAATGGATTAGCAGATGTATTGCCGAGTTATCTCGGCATGACCCGCAATGGGGTTACACAAGGTGCCCCTGCCTTGGTGTCCTCTCTCTCCTATATGTTAGGGCATCTCGATTTTCTGTTCGTCGTCGGTACCGTCTTCAGTCTACTCGCGTTACTGTTTACGTTCGATGCGGTCGCCGGGGAACGAGAAGCAGGCACCCTTCGGATCACCTTAGCCAATTCCCTACCGCGCGACCTATTTTTATGGAGCAAATTGATTGGCGGATACGTGGTGTTTGTCGTTCCGTTCTTAGTGTCGTTGCTGTTCGGATTACTGATGCTTGTCTGGCAAGGTTTCCCTCTCGGCGAACCTGAAATTTTTCCGAGAGTCTTCAGTTTAACCCTCATCTCATTGCTCTATATTGGTGTCTTTTTTGCAATCGGGACAGTGATTTCTACCTACTTAGACAATTCTAAGACGGCACTCATCATCGCCTTTACTGTTTGGGTGTTTGCAGTGTTGATTACGCCACGCGTTGGGTTCCTCGCTGCCAAATTTATCGCACCAGCACGGACTTCACAGAGCGTCTATATGGAAAAAACAGCCATGCGAGACGATTTCAACGCAGCACTCAAAGAGGAACAAAACAAAATGATCATGGAAATCCCCCTCAATGAAAAGGGACACAGACACATAGGTGGGGAGGTTTCCAGAAAAATTACTGAACGTATGAAACTTTTTGAAGCGGAATATAGATCGAAATTCCTGAACCATTCTAACACATTGGATCGGAATTATAAACGTGAAATTGAACGGCAAGAACAGGTGGGGCAGATGCTCTCTCGGCTCACACCGACATCTTCCTTAATTTATATCACTACAAACTTGACACAGACCGGAAAGGCAAAAAGAGGCACCTATTTTCAAACGGGCGATAACTATTATGAGATGCTCTATACAGACTTATTCAGTAAAATTATAGATTATACGTATAGCAGGCAAGACAGACCCGTCAAAATCACACAACCCCCATCTGTGGAGATAACGACTTTAGGAGAAACACTCCGTCAATCGGCGGTGGATGTGATGCTGCTCTGCTTCTTTGCAGTCATATTGACAACCGTGGCGTTTCTGAAATTCTTTCGTTCCGATATTTGA